The region AGATTCCGCTGGAGGTCGTCGACATCATCGACGCTGCAGCCGCCGACCCGCGGGCTCAGACCAACGCCTACACGGTCGTCGCCACCGTCGCCCCGGCCGACATCGACCCGACCTGGCGCTCCGGCGGCACCGGCGAAGTCCGCATCGACGTCGACAATCGCAGCCTCGCCTGGCAATGGACGCACCGCCTCACCGACTGGGTGCGGCTGAAGCTGTGGCTGTGAATGCGTAGCTGTTAGCTGCTAGCGACTAGCTGCTAGGGCAGACACCGATGACCGCGAGGACTCCAACTCTGGCCTAGTCGCTAGGCCCTAACCGCTAGCAACTCGTTCCACGATGACCCTCCAACTCCGCCCAACGTTCAGCGAATCGTGGTACCGGGTCAAAGACCTCAAGCCGCGTCTCCGTGCCGCCGCACAGATCTCGCGGCAGTTCTACCGCGGCGAGCGGTGGTACATCGTCCGTGACCCGGCCGGCAACCAGTATCACCGGCTCAGCGACGTCGCCTACCAGTTCATCGGCCTGCTCGACGGCACGCGGACTGTCGGCGAGGCGTGGGAACTCGTCGGCGGACAGCTGGCGGACGACGCGCCGACGCAGCCGGAAGTCATTCAGATCCTCTCGCAGCTCTACAGCGCGAACCTGATCGAGACGAACATCGCCCCCGACGCCCAGGTGCTGCTGCGTCGGCAGAAGAAGCAGCGCGAACGCAAGTTCCAAGGCAGGCTGATGAACCTGCTCTTCCCACGCATTCCGCTTTGGGACCCGGATAAGTTCCTCAAGATCTGGATGCCGCTCGCCGGCCCGCTGATCAGCCGGGGTGGGATGATCCTGTGGCTGCTCGTGGTCGGGGCGGCACTCTTCCTGGTCTTGCCCGAGAGCGACAAGTTCGCGGCACAGACGCAGGACTTCCTTCGGAGCGGCACCGTCGAGATGTGGCTGCTGCTGGGCGTCACCTTCCTCGGCACGAAGTTTTTGCACGAGATGGGACACGCCTTCGCGGTCAGGCGATTCGGCGGGGAGTGTCACGAGGTCGGCATCATGTTCCTGGTGCTCATGCCGTGTCCGTACGTCGACGCGTCGACAGCATGGGGCTTCCCGAGCAAGTGGAAGCGCATCTTCGTCGGTGCCGGCGGCATGATCGCCGAGGTGTTCATTGCGGCGCTCGCCGCGATCGTTTGGTACATCACGCTGAATAACCCGAATTCGGCCGTCAACCAGATCGCGTACTACACGATGCTGATCGCTTCGATCAGCACGCTGCTCTTCAACGCCAACCCGCTGCTCCGCTACGACGGGTACTACATCCTGTCGGATTGGCTGGAAATCCCGAACCTGCAGCAAAAGTCCCGCGAGTACAGCCTCGGCCTGATTAAGCGGTACATCCTGCGGGTCAAGACGACTCAGCCGCTGCCGCAGACGATTCGCCAGAAACTCTGGCTCGCGTTTTACTGGTCGGCCAGCGGGCTCTACCGCATCTTCATCGGGTTCGCCATCCTCTACATGGTGATCTACTCGCTGCCGGAGCAGGTCCGCATCGTCGGCTACTTCCTGGCGGCGGGGGCGATTGCGACGTTCTTCGTCGTCCCGATCTTTAAGCTC is a window of Planctomycetota bacterium DNA encoding:
- a CDS encoding biotin/lipoyl-binding protein, with product MTLQLRPTFSESWYRVKDLKPRLRAAAQISRQFYRGERWYIVRDPAGNQYHRLSDVAYQFIGLLDGTRTVGEAWELVGGQLADDAPTQPEVIQILSQLYSANLIETNIAPDAQVLLRRQKKQRERKFQGRLMNLLFPRIPLWDPDKFLKIWMPLAGPLISRGGMILWLLVVGAALFLVLPESDKFAAQTQDFLRSGTVEMWLLLGVTFLGTKFLHEMGHAFAVRRFGGECHEVGIMFLVLMPCPYVDASTAWGFPSKWKRIFVGAGGMIAEVFIAALAAIVWYITLNNPNSAVNQIAYYTMLIASISTLLFNANPLLRYDGYYILSDWLEIPNLQQKSREYSLGLIKRYILRVKTTQPLPQTIRQKLWLAFYWSASGLYRIFIGFAILYMVIYSLPEQVRIVGYFLAAGAIATFFVVPIFKLFKYLTTEPELHRKRTRAWLFTGTVTAVLVFFVGILPIPSAVRADAISEPLDRAEATIMSAGTLVKLEVRDGDLVEEGQPLATLENKELETELRVAELEVERLRTLRDGVRFNDRAFLGSLNEQIAGAKTRVEGLKKRLDDLVVRAPIAGVFMAPRIEDRLDTYLQQGDPLGIVQDAQQLEFFVSVDQASYQRVFDAMKRDAATVQVRLASDLDNPIEGGEIDADVRMLPSAKNELRSNALTFAGGGTIAPDPSDPNKSSESLFEIRLVLPNAGEGDRPRYLPGQRAYVRIKLEDEPIMTQALRAARQLIQTQTTATAAQQG